A genomic stretch from Candidatus Binatia bacterium includes:
- a CDS encoding MBOAT family protein, whose amino-acid sequence MLFNSFEFWAFFALVLMGLYLLPRRGINVFLLLASYAFYGAWDARFLSLLWISTVVDYIVGIRLHASEDPGVRKRWLLVSLATNLGILGFFKYVGFFSASLQTLLEPTGARLAPWAIEVVLPVGISFYTFQTLSYTIDIYRRQLVPTRSLIDFGLYVSFFPQLVAGPIERATHLLPQIQRQRRATTNDIASGTWLSLWGLFKKVVIADNLAPLVDAVYAPGVSATGAEVLFATYAFTFQIYCDFSGYTDIARGIARIMGFDLMRNFDVPYFSASIGEYWRRWHISLSNWLRDYLYIPLGGNRGTTFRTVSNLMITMVLGGLWHGAAWTFVVWGAFHGALLGLERALQPLGLRVRKAWPSGAYLRKAAAIFVTFHLLCFGFVIFRAESLAHAGALLSQLVGPFHAVSVAQWVRPLAMLLGPLMLMELIQWKTDEPEIVLRWPFLARAVLYTGLLLAIVLLGEDGGTPFIYFQF is encoded by the coding sequence ATGCTCTTCAATAGCTTCGAGTTCTGGGCCTTCTTCGCGCTCGTCCTCATGGGGCTGTATCTGCTGCCGCGCAGGGGGATCAACGTCTTCCTGCTGCTGGCGAGCTACGCCTTCTACGGCGCGTGGGACGCGCGCTTCCTCTCGCTGCTCTGGATCTCGACCGTCGTCGATTACATCGTCGGGATCCGGCTTCACGCGTCGGAGGACCCCGGCGTTCGGAAGCGTTGGCTGTTGGTGAGTCTCGCGACGAACCTGGGGATCCTCGGCTTCTTCAAGTACGTCGGATTCTTCTCGGCGAGCCTCCAGACATTGCTCGAACCTACGGGAGCGCGCCTCGCGCCGTGGGCGATCGAGGTCGTCCTGCCCGTCGGGATCTCGTTTTACACGTTCCAGACGCTCTCCTACACGATCGACATCTATCGGCGTCAGTTGGTGCCGACGCGGAGCCTGATCGACTTCGGCTTGTACGTTTCCTTCTTCCCGCAGTTGGTGGCGGGCCCGATCGAGCGTGCCACGCATCTGTTGCCTCAGATCCAACGGCAACGTCGCGCGACGACGAACGACATCGCCTCGGGCACCTGGCTCTCCCTATGGGGGCTCTTCAAGAAGGTCGTGATCGCGGACAATCTCGCGCCACTGGTCGATGCGGTCTACGCGCCCGGGGTTTCGGCAACGGGTGCGGAGGTCCTCTTCGCCACGTACGCGTTCACGTTCCAGATCTACTGCGACTTCTCGGGGTACACGGATATCGCGCGGGGAATCGCGCGGATCATGGGCTTCGATCTCATGCGGAACTTCGACGTCCCGTACTTCTCGGCGAGCATCGGGGAGTACTGGCGGCGTTGGCACATCAGCCTCTCGAACTGGCTTCGCGACTACCTCTATATCCCTCTCGGCGGGAATCGAGGCACGACGTTCCGAACGGTCTCGAACCTCATGATCACGATGGTGCTCGGGGGACTTTGGCACGGGGCCGCCTGGACCTTCGTGGTCTGGGGAGCCTTCCACGGGGCGTTGCTCGGACTCGAGCGTGCGCTGCAGCCGCTGGGTCTGCGGGTACGAAAGGCGTGGCCGAGTGGTGCGTATCTCCGCAAGGCTGCGGCGATCTTCGTGACGTTCCATCTGCTCTGCTTCGGCTTCGTGATCTTCCGCGCCGAGAGCCTGGCGCACGCGGGGGCGCTGCTTTCGCAGCTCGTCGGGCCGTTTCACGCGGTCTCGGTCGCGCAGTGGGTTCGGCCTCTTGCGATGCTCCTCGGGCCGCTCATGCTGATGGAGTTGATTCAGTGGAAAACCGATGAGCCGGAGATCGTGCTTCGGTGGCCGTTCCTCGCTCGGGCCGTGTTGTACACGGGACTGCTGCTTGCGATCGTTTTGCTAGGTGAAGATGGTGGAACCCCGTTCATCTACTTCCAGTTCTGA